One Devosia lacusdianchii genomic window carries:
- a CDS encoding glycogen/starch/alpha-glucan phosphorylase, translating to MPQQPIVYDAPTPEPRATNVEAIQAEILERLIYSVGKDPIVARPHDWLAATILAVRDRVMDRWMESSRETWRTSHKRVYYLSLEFLIGRLMRDAMSNVGLIEPVRDALRNLNVDLGDLINLEPDAALGNGGLGRLAACFLESMSSVKIPAYGYGIRYVHGLFRQEMSEGWQVELPEEWLAHGNPWEFERRESAYEVGFGGYVEPVTDPDGSVRQEWRPNDHLLAVAYDTPIVGWRGARVNTLRLWSAQPIDPILLDKFNSGDHIGALEESARAEAITRVLYPADSTAAGQELRLRQEFFFSSASLQDIVRRHLQQYGDLGSLPDKVAIQLNDTHPAISICELMRILVDDNGIKWADAWKLCKGVFGYTNHTLLPEALESWPVALLERLLPRHMQIIYQINADVLADARQRAKFSDGQIANVSLIDEAGGRRVRMGQLAFVGSHSINGVSALHTELMKQTVFSDLHKLYPDRINNKTNGITPRRWLMQCNPGLTKLIADRIGPGFLDDVELLKGLDAHADDPTFQGQFAAVKQANKKALAKLIKDRLNIVVSPDALFDVQIKRIHEYKRQLLNVIQAVALYDEIRAHPERDWVPRVKIFAGKAAPGYWNAKLIIKLINDVAKVINNDPAVRGLLKVVFLPNYNVSLAEVIVPAADLSEQISTAGMEASGTGNMKFMANGAITIGTMDGANVEMHKEVGADNIVIFGLTTDQVNEKRAKGEVPRSAIDASPRLKEALESISSGVFSPDDPNRYRDLIGGLYDHDWFMVARDFDAYVAAQAEVDAIWLDKKRWNAMAIRNTAHMGFFSSDRTIRQYAQDIWGVTVAST from the coding sequence ATGCCGCAACAGCCGATCGTTTACGACGCCCCTACGCCGGAGCCACGCGCCACTAATGTCGAGGCTATTCAGGCAGAAATTCTTGAAAGACTGATCTACTCAGTCGGCAAGGACCCGATTGTCGCCCGGCCGCATGATTGGCTCGCCGCGACCATCCTGGCCGTGCGCGACCGGGTTATGGATCGCTGGATGGAGTCGTCGCGCGAGACGTGGCGAACATCGCACAAGCGTGTCTACTATCTGAGCCTGGAGTTCCTGATCGGGCGGCTCATGCGCGATGCGATGAGCAATGTCGGGCTCATCGAGCCGGTGCGCGATGCCCTGAGAAATTTGAATGTCGACCTTGGCGACCTGATCAATCTCGAGCCTGACGCGGCGCTCGGGAACGGCGGTCTAGGGCGCCTCGCGGCTTGTTTCCTTGAATCGATGTCGTCGGTGAAAATCCCGGCCTATGGCTATGGCATTCGCTATGTGCATGGCTTGTTCCGCCAGGAAATGAGCGAGGGCTGGCAGGTCGAACTGCCCGAAGAATGGCTCGCCCACGGCAATCCATGGGAATTCGAGCGTCGCGAAAGCGCTTATGAAGTCGGCTTTGGCGGCTATGTGGAGCCGGTCACCGACCCGGATGGCAGCGTGCGGCAGGAATGGCGGCCGAACGATCATCTGCTCGCAGTGGCCTACGATACGCCGATCGTGGGATGGCGTGGGGCGCGGGTGAATACGCTGCGCCTCTGGAGCGCGCAGCCGATCGATCCGATCCTGCTCGACAAGTTCAACTCGGGCGATCACATCGGCGCGCTGGAAGAAAGCGCGCGGGCGGAAGCGATTACGCGCGTTCTCTACCCGGCCGATTCCACCGCCGCGGGGCAGGAGCTGCGCTTGCGGCAGGAGTTCTTTTTCTCCTCGGCATCGCTGCAGGATATCGTACGGCGGCATCTGCAGCAGTATGGCGACCTGGGCTCGTTGCCCGACAAGGTCGCGATCCAGCTCAACGATACCCATCCGGCGATTTCGATCTGCGAACTGATGCGCATCCTGGTGGATGACAACGGGATCAAGTGGGCCGATGCCTGGAAGCTGTGCAAGGGCGTGTTTGGCTACACCAACCATACGCTGCTGCCCGAGGCGCTGGAGAGCTGGCCGGTGGCGCTGCTGGAACGGCTGCTGCCACGCCACATGCAGATCATCTACCAGATCAATGCTGATGTGTTGGCCGATGCGCGCCAGCGCGCCAAGTTCAGCGACGGGCAGATTGCTAATGTATCGCTGATCGATGAGGCCGGCGGCCGTCGCGTCCGCATGGGGCAGCTCGCCTTTGTGGGCTCGCATTCCATCAACGGCGTTTCGGCGCTGCATACCGAGCTGATGAAGCAGACCGTGTTCTCGGACCTGCACAAGCTCTACCCCGATCGCATCAACAACAAGACCAACGGCATCACGCCGCGGCGCTGGCTCATGCAGTGCAATCCCGGTCTCACCAAGCTGATCGCGGACCGGATCGGCCCAGGATTTCTAGATGATGTCGAGCTGCTCAAAGGGCTCGACGCCCATGCGGACGATCCGACGTTCCAGGGGCAGTTCGCGGCGGTGAAGCAGGCCAATAAGAAGGCCCTCGCCAAGCTGATCAAGGACCGCCTCAACATCGTCGTGTCGCCCGACGCGTTGTTCGACGTGCAGATCAAGCGCATCCACGAATACAAGCGGCAGTTGCTCAACGTCATCCAAGCTGTTGCGCTGTATGATGAAATTCGAGCGCATCCGGAACGGGACTGGGTGCCGCGCGTTAAGATTTTCGCGGGTAAGGCAGCGCCGGGTTACTGGAACGCCAAGCTCATCATCAAGCTGATCAACGATGTCGCCAAGGTCATCAACAATGACCCGGCGGTGCGTGGCCTGCTCAAGGTGGTGTTCCTGCCGAACTATAATGTGAGCCTGGCCGAAGTGATTGTTCCTGCCGCCGATCTCAGCGAGCAAATCTCGACGGCGGGTATGGAAGCATCAGGCACCGGCAATATGAAATTCATGGCGAACGGAGCGATTACCATCGGCACCATGGATGGCGCCAATGTCGAGATGCACAAGGAAGTGGGTGCCGACAACATCGTCATTTTCGGTCTGACGACGGATCAGGTGAACGAAAAGCGGGCCAAGGGCGAAGTGCCGCGCTCGGCGATCGATGCGTCGCCGCGCCTCAAGGAGGCGCTGGAGTCGATCTCATCCGGGGTGTTC
- a CDS encoding monovalent cation:proton antiporter-2 (CPA2) family protein codes for MAGEVVGHAAEAAGHGVDLVPIVVLLGAAVIAVPLFKRLGLGSVLGYLAAGLLLGPSGIGLINDPESVLTTAELGVVMFLFIIGLEMEPSKLWALRKQIFGLGVIQVATCGALLTGVGILLGFAPVVAFIFGMGFVLTSTAIVMQILGERGELSTDSGQQMVSILLLEDLAIVPLLAVVALLAPSSGGEVDLTTRLLSIGAPIGAVLLLIFVGRRIMNPFFALLASTKLREVMTAAALLVVLGAALLFQASGLSMAMGAFMAGVLLSTSTFRHQLEADVEPFRGILLGLFFLAVGMSLDLTIVASSWQIIAMSVVAYMLVKGSAIYVIARLLKSSHGVALERAVLMGQGGEFAFVLYTTAVAAGIIDGPTNAIFTATVIVSMVLTPFLVIGLRFVMPKQTQSFEGVEKAEDLHASVLLIGFGRFGQIASQPLLAMRHTVSIIDNDTEMIRAAAQIGFKVYYGDGTRLDILRAAGAGTADLILICTDKKAETTRIAELVRDEFPLVKVMARAFDRGHAIELVRAGVDYQLREMFESALTFGQQVIRTLGATDEEAEAVIEGVRDRDTQRFDLQMVGGEQMAGRHLLISNAVEQAREGGVEVPADKVEDEVSKTTRPTQPA; via the coding sequence GTGGCAGGTGAAGTAGTTGGACATGCGGCAGAAGCCGCGGGGCACGGCGTTGACCTTGTTCCAATCGTCGTCTTGCTGGGTGCGGCGGTCATCGCCGTGCCGCTGTTCAAGCGGCTGGGCCTGGGCTCGGTGCTCGGCTATCTGGCCGCCGGGCTGCTGCTTGGTCCTTCCGGCATCGGCCTGATCAATGATCCGGAATCAGTGTTGACCACGGCCGAACTCGGCGTGGTGATGTTCCTGTTCATCATCGGGCTCGAGATGGAGCCATCCAAACTGTGGGCACTGCGCAAGCAGATCTTTGGGCTGGGTGTGATCCAGGTCGCGACCTGTGGCGCGCTGCTGACCGGCGTTGGCATTTTGCTCGGCTTTGCGCCGGTGGTCGCGTTTATCTTCGGCATGGGCTTCGTGCTCACTTCGACTGCGATCGTGATGCAGATTCTGGGTGAGCGCGGCGAGCTTTCCACCGATAGCGGGCAGCAAATGGTGTCGATCCTGCTGCTGGAAGACCTGGCTATCGTGCCGCTGCTGGCGGTGGTGGCGTTGCTCGCGCCTTCGTCAGGAGGCGAAGTCGACCTGACGACGCGCCTGCTGAGCATCGGCGCGCCCATCGGCGCTGTGCTCCTGCTGATCTTTGTCGGCCGGCGGATCATGAATCCGTTCTTTGCGCTGCTCGCTTCGACGAAGCTGCGCGAGGTCATGACTGCTGCCGCCCTGTTGGTGGTTCTCGGGGCGGCACTGCTGTTTCAAGCCAGCGGGCTCTCGATGGCGATGGGCGCGTTCATGGCTGGCGTGCTGCTGTCGACCTCAACGTTCCGTCATCAGCTCGAGGCCGACGTGGAGCCCTTCCGCGGCATTCTGCTCGGCCTGTTTTTCCTGGCGGTGGGCATGTCGCTGGACCTGACGATCGTAGCCAGCAGCTGGCAGATCATCGCGATGAGCGTCGTGGCCTATATGCTGGTCAAGGGGAGCGCAATCTACGTCATCGCTCGCCTGCTCAAGTCCAGCCATGGCGTGGCGCTGGAGCGCGCCGTGCTCATGGGGCAGGGCGGCGAATTTGCCTTCGTGCTCTACACGACGGCGGTTGCCGCCGGGATCATAGACGGGCCAACCAACGCTATCTTCACAGCCACTGTCATCGTCTCGATGGTGTTGACGCCGTTCCTCGTCATCGGTCTGCGGTTCGTCATGCCCAAGCAGACGCAATCGTTCGAGGGTGTCGAGAAGGCGGAGGACCTGCATGCCAGCGTGCTGCTGATCGGGTTCGGGCGGTTCGGCCAGATCGCCAGCCAGCCTCTGCTGGCGATGCGGCACACGGTTTCGATCATCGACAATGACACCGAGATGATACGTGCCGCGGCGCAAATCGGCTTCAAGGTCTATTACGGCGACGGCACGCGCCTCGATATCCTGCGGGCGGCGGGTGCGGGCACGGCCGATCTGATCCTGATCTGCACCGACAAGAAGGCGGAGACGACGCGGATCGCCGAGCTGGTGCGCGATGAGTTCCCGCTGGTCAAGGTCATGGCGCGCGCCTTCGACCGTGGCCACGCCATCGAACTGGTCCGGGCCGGGGTGGATTACCAACTGCGCGAGATGTTCGAATCGGCACTGACTTTCGGCCAGCAGGTCATTCGCACGCTTGGCGCGACAGACGAAGAGGCCGAAGCGGTCATCGAGGGCGTGCGCGACCGCGACACACAGCGGTTCGACCTGCAAATGGTGGGCGGCGAACAGATGGCCGGGCGGCATCTGCTGATCAGCAACGCCGTGGAGCAAGCGCGCGAGGGCGGTGTCGAGGTTCCGGCGGACAAGGTGGAAGACGAGGTTTCCAAGACGACCCGACCCACGCAGCCGGCATAG
- a CDS encoding AI-2E family transporter: MARGATKRASPETMSESQFERILGNAARVAIVFVGFLALLFALQVGQVFLAPVTLAIVIGLMFGPVADRVERFGVPPALSAGIVVLMLIGVIAAGITLFAVPLSEWVARAPMIWNKLQMQLANLQGPLQAISAFQEQLSSILGSDSAMAVTVEDGGQVISVAMLAPAILAQVLIFLASLYFFVATRDHIRISVLSLCVSRRMRWRTAHVFRDVEQKVSRFLLSITFINACVGCAVSLAMWAIGMPSPILWGAMAAVLNYIPYVGQGVMVLVLLAVGLGTETGLQNILLPVACYVAINFVEGQIVTPHFIGRTMTLNPFLIFLSITFWLWAWGPIGGLVAVPTLLIATSILAHAVPSKPMVPSSPVRRTRNMTDRQELLANAAKAIRERAEEEKEPNEKRKGERFEPPEGTAPSGVETAG, encoded by the coding sequence ATGGCACGCGGTGCAACGAAGCGGGCTTCGCCCGAGACTATGAGCGAAAGCCAGTTCGAGCGAATCCTGGGCAATGCAGCGCGGGTCGCGATCGTGTTTGTCGGCTTTCTCGCGCTACTGTTTGCGCTGCAAGTAGGGCAGGTTTTCCTAGCGCCGGTTACGCTTGCCATTGTGATCGGGCTGATGTTCGGGCCGGTTGCCGACCGGGTTGAGCGCTTCGGCGTACCGCCCGCGCTTTCGGCAGGCATCGTGGTGCTAATGCTCATTGGCGTGATTGCGGCCGGCATAACGCTGTTTGCGGTGCCGCTGTCGGAATGGGTCGCCCGAGCGCCGATGATCTGGAACAAGCTGCAAATGCAGCTCGCCAATCTGCAGGGACCGCTGCAGGCGATTTCCGCATTTCAGGAACAGCTTTCCTCAATCCTCGGCAGCGACAGCGCCATGGCTGTTACCGTGGAAGACGGCGGGCAGGTTATCAGCGTGGCTATGTTGGCGCCGGCCATACTGGCGCAGGTGCTGATTTTTCTCGCCAGCCTCTATTTCTTCGTCGCCACCCGCGACCACATTCGGATCTCGGTATTGTCGCTGTGCGTGAGCCGGCGCATGCGCTGGCGGACGGCACATGTGTTCCGCGACGTGGAGCAGAAGGTCAGCCGGTTCCTGCTGTCGATTACATTCATCAATGCCTGCGTGGGGTGTGCCGTTTCGCTGGCCATGTGGGCCATCGGCATGCCGTCGCCCATCCTGTGGGGCGCGATGGCGGCAGTGTTGAACTATATTCCCTATGTGGGGCAGGGCGTCATGGTGCTGGTGCTGCTGGCCGTTGGGCTCGGAACCGAGACGGGCCTCCAAAACATCCTGTTGCCGGTAGCGTGCTATGTCGCGATCAACTTCGTCGAAGGGCAGATCGTCACGCCGCATTTCATCGGCAGAACGATGACGCTCAATCCGTTCCTGATCTTTCTCTCCATCACCTTTTGGCTGTGGGCATGGGGACCGATTGGAGGGCTGGTGGCGGTGCCTACCCTGCTGATCGCGACGTCCATTCTTGCCCATGCGGTGCCAAGCAAGCCGATGGTGCCGAGCTCACCTGTCCGGCGTACGCGAAACATGACGGATCGCCAGGAATTGCTCGCAAATGCGGCCAAGGCCATTCGCGAGCGGGCCGAGGAGGAGAAAGAGCCAAACGAGAAGCGCAAGGGCGAGCGGTTCGAGCCGCCCGAAGGCACCGCGCCGAGTGGCGTGGAGACCGCCGGCTAG
- a CDS encoding nucleoside hydrolase, whose amino-acid sequence MPRKIIIDTDPGQDDAVAILMALASPEELDVIGIVAVAGNVGLHHNANNARKVVELSGRRNVPVYAGCARPMRRHLVTAEHVHGETGLNGPDLPEPTIPLQAQHGVDYIIDTLMAAKPGTITLCTLGPLTNIAMALVKQPAIAERIAEIVMMGGAYFEVGNITPAAEFNIYVDPEAADVVLRSGAPITMLPLDVTHQIQSTPERLDAILALGNKSGAAVHAMLTFSETFDLQKYGWAGAPLHDPTVIAYLLQPDLFEGRHCNVTIETASDLTVGMTVTDYWHVTGKVRNVNYLRNGNAEGFYRLLTGRLARLP is encoded by the coding sequence ATGCCCCGCAAGATCATCATCGACACCGACCCCGGCCAGGACGATGCCGTCGCCATTCTCATGGCGCTGGCATCTCCAGAAGAACTTGACGTTATCGGCATCGTCGCAGTGGCGGGCAATGTGGGCCTGCACCACAATGCCAACAACGCCCGCAAGGTCGTCGAGCTCTCTGGCCGCCGCAACGTACCCGTCTATGCCGGCTGCGCCCGGCCCATGCGCCGCCATCTGGTCACTGCCGAGCACGTCCATGGCGAAACCGGCCTCAACGGCCCCGACCTGCCCGAGCCCACGATTCCCCTACAGGCCCAGCACGGCGTCGATTACATCATCGATACGCTGATGGCGGCCAAACCGGGCACCATCACACTCTGCACGCTTGGCCCGCTGACCAATATCGCCATGGCCCTGGTCAAGCAGCCGGCCATCGCCGAGCGTATCGCCGAAATCGTCATGATGGGCGGCGCCTATTTCGAGGTCGGCAACATCACGCCGGCGGCCGAGTTCAACATCTATGTCGATCCTGAAGCGGCCGACGTCGTGCTGCGCTCCGGCGCGCCGATCACCATGCTGCCGCTCGACGTCACCCATCAGATCCAGTCTACGCCCGAACGTCTCGACGCTATTTTGGCCCTCGGCAACAAGTCCGGCGCGGCAGTGCATGCCATGCTGACCTTCTCTGAAACCTTCGACCTGCAGAAATACGGCTGGGCCGGCGCGCCCCTCCACGACCCCACCGTGATCGCCTACTTGCTCCAACCCGACCTGTTCGAAGGCCGCCACTGCAACGTCACTATCGAGACGGCAAGCGACCTCACCGTGGGCATGACTGTAACCGACTACTGGCACGTCACTGGAAAAGTGCGGAACGTCAATTATCTCCGCAACGGCAATGCGGAGGGCTTCTACAGGCTCTTGACCGGGCGGCTGGCGCGGCTGCCGTAA
- a CDS encoding fasciclin domain-containing protein — protein MHFAKLATGAAFIILSATSAFAQDNPRVGGAAMFADKNIVENAVNSADHTTLVAAVTAAGLVETLQGAGPFTVFAPVNAAFGKLPAGTVDTLLMPENKGQLVKVLTAHVVPGKVSGADLLAGIAASSNGQFNLRTVSGDTLTATARGNAIFIYDESGGAARVTIADVNQSNGVIHVVDDVLLPM, from the coding sequence ATGCATTTCGCCAAGCTGGCCACCGGGGCCGCGTTCATAATACTCTCGGCCACATCGGCATTCGCCCAGGACAACCCCAGGGTCGGCGGCGCCGCCATGTTCGCCGACAAGAACATCGTCGAGAACGCCGTTAACTCGGCCGACCACACCACCCTGGTCGCCGCGGTTACCGCCGCCGGCCTGGTCGAAACCTTGCAGGGCGCCGGTCCCTTTACCGTCTTCGCTCCGGTCAACGCCGCATTTGGCAAGCTGCCCGCAGGTACCGTCGACACGCTGCTGATGCCCGAAAACAAGGGGCAACTGGTCAAGGTGCTGACCGCCCATGTCGTGCCCGGCAAGGTTTCCGGTGCCGATCTGTTGGCGGGCATCGCGGCCAGCAGCAATGGCCAGTTCAACTTGCGCACCGTCAGCGGCGATACCCTCACCGCCACCGCCCGAGGCAATGCGATCTTCATTTATGACGAGTCCGGCGGAGCTGCGCGCGTCACCATCGCCGACGTCAACCAGTCCAACGGCGTCATCCACGTCGTCGACGACGTCTTGCTTCCCATGTAA
- a CDS encoding LysE family translocator, translated as MEPFTLLTFTIAYAIAVLVPGPGVAAVVARALGGGFKGAFPMVLGILAGDLVYFVFAVFGLAAIATYFGPIFVIVRWAGAAYLLYIAYKFWTAKPGAEQMKPKNEDSWKTFLAGFSLTMGNPKTIVFYLAILPTVIPLDQMNPVAFAELTFIVIVVLLIIGCGYAWLASAAREMFKSTKALGRLNKTAGVMMATAAGLVVWQH; from the coding sequence GTGGAACCCTTCACCCTCCTGACCTTCACCATCGCCTATGCCATCGCCGTGCTGGTCCCTGGGCCAGGCGTGGCCGCGGTTGTTGCCCGCGCCCTTGGCGGCGGCTTCAAGGGCGCCTTCCCCATGGTGCTGGGTATTCTCGCTGGCGATCTGGTCTATTTCGTCTTCGCCGTTTTCGGGCTTGCCGCCATTGCCACCTATTTCGGACCGATCTTCGTCATCGTTCGCTGGGCTGGCGCGGCCTATCTGCTCTACATCGCCTACAAGTTCTGGACCGCCAAACCCGGCGCCGAGCAGATGAAGCCCAAGAATGAGGACTCGTGGAAGACCTTCCTGGCCGGCTTCTCGCTGACCATGGGCAATCCCAAGACCATCGTCTTCTACCTCGCCATCCTGCCGACGGTGATCCCGCTCGACCAGATGAACCCGGTCGCTTTTGCCGAACTGACCTTCATCGTGATCGTCGTCCTGCTGATCATCGGCTGCGGCTATGCCTGGTTGGCCTCGGCCGCCCGCGAAATGTTCAAGAGCACCAAGGCGCTCGGCCGCCTGAATAAGACGGCCGGCGTGATGATGGCCACCGCCGCTGGCCTCGTGGTCTGGCAGCATTGA
- a CDS encoding DUF2806 domain-containing protein, with protein sequence MTGKAKGRALSVVQRWFGSALAPVIARNNRLAARERLLSSLEQEALKDLGAQAIDKLRSNPDAIDAVLDAIAPPGTTRKIDNTGAVFEKAIEDLRLNPPSDTQASSGAEEIAPEIADRLEHYASGASTDEVRERWGRVLAAEIRQPGTFSLKVLRIIDEIDDDLPQIFEEFAVNRFDNGSIPRCLSGRIKYSDQIHLVDAGLLHDPGTGGSSFPMRVWGSVELSNGDPVWAYEAGNSYFTIPREGSYSVEFHNSEQPIVSEKGLPATPSYILTTAGLAIGKILPPVDNARPYLAALRNVIPGARLWVRHDGKEKWAEVDPLPADLAAEGTTA encoded by the coding sequence GTGACTGGCAAAGCGAAAGGACGGGCGCTTTCAGTTGTACAGCGATGGTTTGGGTCTGCGCTAGCACCAGTCATTGCGCGAAATAACCGACTGGCGGCGCGTGAACGACTTCTTAGCTCACTTGAGCAAGAGGCACTGAAGGACCTTGGCGCACAGGCCATTGATAAGTTGCGGTCAAACCCGGACGCAATTGATGCGGTTCTCGACGCTATCGCTCCACCCGGCACCACGCGTAAAATAGATAACACAGGCGCTGTCTTCGAGAAGGCCATTGAGGACCTACGCCTCAATCCGCCTTCGGACACTCAGGCTAGCTCCGGAGCAGAGGAAATCGCGCCAGAGATCGCGGACCGGCTTGAGCACTATGCCTCCGGAGCGAGCACCGATGAGGTAAGAGAGCGCTGGGGTAGGGTGCTTGCAGCTGAAATTAGGCAGCCGGGAACCTTCTCTTTGAAGGTTCTTAGGATTATCGATGAGATCGATGACGACCTTCCGCAGATATTCGAGGAGTTTGCGGTAAACCGTTTTGACAATGGCAGCATCCCACGCTGTCTGTCTGGGAGGATCAAGTACTCCGACCAAATCCATTTAGTGGACGCCGGCCTCCTGCACGATCCGGGGACGGGTGGCTCATCGTTTCCAATGCGAGTTTGGGGATCAGTCGAACTTTCAAACGGAGACCCTGTCTGGGCATATGAAGCGGGAAATAGCTATTTCACCATTCCAAGAGAAGGGTCGTACTCGGTTGAATTCCACAACAGCGAGCAACCAATAGTCAGCGAGAAGGGGCTCCCCGCAACGCCAAGCTATATCTTGACGACGGCAGGACTGGCTATCGGCAAAATCCTACCACCCGTCGATAACGCCCGCCCTTACTTGGCTGCACTCAGGAATGTCATTCCGGGCGCGCGCTTGTGGGTTCGGCATGATGGGAAAGAAAAATGGGCTGAGGTCGACCCGCTGCCTGCTGACTTAGCAGCAGAAGGCACGACCGCTTGA